In the Sandaracinus amylolyticus genome, CGTTCCTGCGGCTGAGACCGCCCGACGGCGAGCGCCGCGACGTCGAGGCCGCGCGCGCGCTCTACGAGTCGCTCGAGGACGCGCACGACGTGCCGTTCGCCGCGTGCGCCCGCGCGAACGGCATCGCGTACTGCGCCTTCGAGATGGGCGACCGTGCGCTCGCCGTGCGCGCTGCGCGTCGCGCCGCGGAGCACGCCGCCGATGGCGGGCTCGTGCGCTTCCGGCTGATGGCGCTCTCGTTCCTCTCGCGCGTGGTCGAGCCGGACGAGGCCGCGGAGATCATCGCGCGCACTCGGCGCATGGCGAAGATGCTCGACGACGACGAGCTCGTGCGCCGCACCGAGCACGACGCGCTGCGCCGCGCCCGCCGTTAGAAGTCGAGCTCGCGGCGGATCGTGGGCTCCGTCGCGTCGCCGGGATCGGGCTCGCCGGTGCTGCCGGCCGGGCGCCGCGCGCGGCGGCGCGGGCGGCGCGTGCTGCGCTCGGGCGCGGCCTCCTCGGTGGCGTCGCCCTCGCTCGCTTCTTCGTCGTCGCTCGCGGCCGGCGGCGCGGGCGCTTCGTCCTCGGGGACCGTGCTCGGGACCGCGGTGGAGGGCGCGGCCTCCGCGGCGTGCACGGCGGCGGTGGCCGGTGGCTCGCCTGCGCGCTCGTCGCTGCCCTGCATCGCGAGCCACATCGCGCCGGCGCCGACGACCACGAGCATCACCACCGCGATCGGGGTCCACGGCGTGCGCCCCCGCCCCGCGGGCGGCGGCAAGGTCTCGGCGAGCGTCTCGCCGCTGCGCGTGACCCCGCTCGCGGCGACCGTCGCGACCGCCCTCGCCTGCAGCCCGCTCACCCGCGAGTCGCGCGGCACCGCCGAGCTGCGGCCGGTCACGTCGGGACCGCGGCCCACCGCGTCGAGCAGCGCGCGACGCATCTCGCGCGCCGAGTCGTACCGCGCCTCGGGCATCGGCGACATCGCGCGCGCGACCACCTCGCAGATGTCGGGCACGTCGGGGCGCATCGAGATCAGCGGCGCCGGCGTGCCGTGCGCGACGAGCTCCACGACCTTCTGGGGATCGGGATCCTCGAAGGGCAGCACGCCCGAGAGCATCTCGTAGAGCACCACGCCGACCGCGTAGAGATCGGAGCGCGCGTCGAGCGGCTCTCCGAACGCCTGCTCCGGCGACATGTACTCGGGCGTGCCGACCACCACGCGATCCGACTCGGTCGCGACCTCGTCGGCGCCCTGCGAGATCCCGAAGTCGAGCAGGCGCGCGAAGATGCCGTCGACCTCGTCGTGCGTGAGGAAGACGTTCCCGGGCTTCAGATCGCGATGCACGATCCCGGCGCGGTGCACCGCGTCGAGCCCGCTGAGGAGCTGCGCCGCGATCTCGATGACCTCGTCGACCGGCACCGGCCCACGACCGAGGCGCTGATCGAGGGTCTCGCCCTCGAGCAGCTCCATGACCATGTAGGGCTCGCCGTTGCGGCTCGTGCCGAAGTCGATGATGTCGACGACGTGCCGGTGCCGCACCGACGCCGCGACCTTGGCCTCGCGCAAGAAGCGCTCGTTGCGCTCCTCCGGCGTCGCGCCCCACGCGTCGACGAACTTCACCGCGACCGGGCGGTTCAGCGTGACGTGCGTCGCGCGCCAGACGCGCGCCATCCCGCCGCGCGCGATCGCCTCGTCGAGCCGGTATTTGCCGCCGAGAACGACCCCGGGGATGCCGACCGGTGCGCGCTCGACCTCGTTCGGTCGAATCGCGTGGATCGTGGATCGCGTCACGCGCTGCCCTTGCCCACGCGGCGCGTCAGCGCGCCGATGCGACGAAGGCGGACGTGCTCCTGCGGCGAGAGCGTCGCGCCACGCGCGTGCATCGCCGCGAGGTACGTCTCGAGCGCTTGCGAGGTCGCGCCCGCGAGGTACGGCAGCGCGTTCTGGATCGCATCGATGCTCGCGCCGTCGATCACCAGGCGGCGCCCGGTGTGGATCTGGAAGACGCGGTCGAAGAAGCGCATCTCGCCGGTGCGCTCCGAGAGCGCGAGCAGCAGCTCGACCACCCGCGCGAGCTCGCCTGGCATCAGCGCCTCGGAGGGGTCCGCGTAGCGCGCGACCACCGCGTCCATCGCGACCGTCGCGCCCTCGAGGTCGTCGTCCGCGAGCGCCTGCGCGATGGTGTCGAGCGGCGTGACGATCGCCCGCTGCGCGCGCGGCGTGGGCCGGGTCGCGGCGGCCGTGCGCATCGAGCCGCGGGTCGTCGGGGCGTTGCTGCGATGCTCTCTACGCTGGTCGACCACCAGGAACACGTGCGCGCCGATCTGCACGCGATCTCGATGGCCGAGCGCCCTGACACCCTTCACTGGCACGTCGTTCACGCGGACGCCGTTCAGGCTCTCGAGATCGACGATCTCGAGCTCGTCGTCACCGTGAGAGCGGAACGCCGCGTGACGGCGCGAGACCAGACGATCGTCGAGCGCCACGTCGGCGACGGTCGCATCACGTCCCACCACCAGCTCTCCCGCCTCGGGCAGCGCGATCTCACGATCCTGCAGTCGCAGCCGGAATCGAGCCATGACGCGGTCTTGCAATCTAATCGCAACCGGCGAAGATCGAAAGCGTGGTGACACCCCGTTGGGCACGCCTCGGTCTGGGAGGCGTGTGGCTGGCGGTCGCGCTCGCGATCGCGGTCCCTCGATCGAGCGCATCCGCGCAGGACGCCTCGGTGCGAGACACGGCCGCGGCGAGAGCGCTCTTCCAGGAAGGCGTGGCGTGCGCGGACCGCAGCGACTGGAGCTGCGCCGCGGATCGTTTCGCCCGCGCGCACGAGCTGCGGGCGTCCGCGGTCATCGCGTACAACCTCGGGCACGCGCTCGTGGAGTCGGGGCGGCTGGTCGAGGGCACCGAGATCCTGCGCCGGCTGGTGCGCGACGAGAGCGTGGCCGCGAACGTGCGCGCCGATGCGTCGCGCGTGATCCGCGACGCGGAGCCGCGCATCGGCAGGCTCGCGGTGCACCTTCGCGGGCCGCACGACGACGTGTCGGTCGCGCTCGGCACGCACGAGCTCGCGTCGTCGCTGCTCGGCACCGCGGCCCCGGTGGATCCCGGCGAGCACGTGCTCGAGGCGCGGCGCGACGGCGAGATCGTCGCGAGCGCGCGCGTGCACATCGAGCCGGGCGGCAGCGAGGAGATCGAGCTCGAGATCCCGGCGCGACCGGAGCGTCCGGCGGCGAGCGCGATCGGGCCCGAGGCCGCGGCGCGGACCGCGCTGGATCCGACGAGCCCGCCCGACGTGGAGAGCAGCGACGAGGGCACGTGGATCGCGCTCGGCGTCACCGGCGGCGTGCTCGTCGTGGCCGCGGCGGTGGTGGTCGCGGTGGTGCTCGCGGCGCCGGCGCAGGAGCCCGCGCCGTTCGACGGAACGCTGGGCTGGGTGGAGATCGGACGATGACGCGCGCGCTCCGGCTCGCGACCGCGGCGCTCGCCGCGACCGCGCTCGTCGCGTGCAACGAGCGACCGCTGACGCAGCTGATCGTCGTCACCGACACCGATCTCGCGATCCCCGCGGAGGCGACCGCGATCGAGATCGAGGTGACCGCGCCCGACGGCACGATGCAGCGGGTCGCGGGGGATCTCTCGGGCGACGCGGCGATCACGATCCCGGCGACGCTCGGCGTGGTGCATCGCGGGGGCGCGCTCGGTCCGGTCGAGATCACCGCGCGGGCGCTGCACGAGAGCACCGCGATC is a window encoding:
- a CDS encoding serine/threonine-protein kinase → MTRSTIHAIRPNEVERAPVGIPGVVLGGKYRLDEAIARGGMARVWRATHVTLNRPVAVKFVDAWGATPEERNERFLREAKVAASVRHRHVVDIIDFGTSRNGEPYMVMELLEGETLDQRLGRGPVPVDEVIEIAAQLLSGLDAVHRAGIVHRDLKPGNVFLTHDEVDGIFARLLDFGISQGADEVATESDRVVVGTPEYMSPEQAFGEPLDARSDLYAVGVVLYEMLSGVLPFEDPDPQKVVELVAHGTPAPLISMRPDVPDICEVVARAMSPMPEARYDSAREMRRALLDAVGRGPDVTGRSSAVPRDSRVSGLQARAVATVAASGVTRSGETLAETLPPPAGRGRTPWTPIAVVMLVVVGAGAMWLAMQGSDERAGEPPATAAVHAAEAAPSTAVPSTVPEDEAPAPPAASDDEEASEGDATEEAAPERSTRRPRRRARRPAGSTGEPDPGDATEPTIRRELDF
- a CDS encoding FHA domain-containing protein, with translation MPNGVSPRFRSSPVAIRLQDRVMARFRLRLQDREIALPEAGELVVGRDATVADVALDDRLVSRRHAAFRSHGDDELEIVDLESLNGVRVNDVPVKGVRALGHRDRVQIGAHVFLVVDQRREHRSNAPTTRGSMRTAAATRPTPRAQRAIVTPLDTIAQALADDDLEGATVAMDAVVARYADPSEALMPGELARVVELLLALSERTGEMRFFDRVFQIHTGRRLVIDGASIDAIQNALPYLAGATSQALETYLAAMHARGATLSPQEHVRLRRIGALTRRVGKGSA